Proteins encoded in a region of the Brevundimonas vesicularis genome:
- a CDS encoding DnaB-like helicase N-terminal domain-containing protein, which yields MMDPRDQDEGSNLPLNLEAEQALLGILLFSNEAHRQVHDLVTPEDFSEPYHQRIYALVGRLITAGKLAEPATIQNDLAPDPAFEHFGGLPYLRRLWDAAPPANTIRAYAEQIADTAVRRRLIKMATETLTSARDPEHSGYMAVAKARAELEEAERGAAPKTPCL from the coding sequence ATGATGGACCCGCGCGACCAAGACGAGGGTTCGAACCTTCCTCTGAACCTAGAGGCTGAACAAGCCTTGCTAGGCATCCTCCTCTTCAGCAACGAGGCGCACAGGCAGGTCCACGACCTTGTCACGCCAGAGGATTTCTCTGAGCCGTACCATCAGCGCATCTACGCCCTGGTCGGTCGGTTGATCACCGCCGGCAAGCTGGCTGAGCCCGCCACCATCCAGAACGACCTGGCGCCGGATCCTGCGTTCGAACACTTCGGCGGCCTGCCGTATCTGCGTCGTCTCTGGGATGCCGCCCCACCCGCCAACACGATCCGCGCCTATGCCGAGCAGATCGCGGACACAGCCGTCCGGCGCCGCCTGATCAAAATGGCGACGGAGACGCTGACCTCGGCCCGTGACCCCGAGCACAGCGGCTATATGGCCGTCGCCAAGGCGCGTGCTGAGCTTGAAGAGGCTGAACGCGGCGCCGCCCCGAAGACGCCCTGTTTGTGA
- a CDS encoding GcrA family cell cycle regulator — protein sequence MNIFAKVSRAEFTRLWEAGLSGTQIGDRLGISETSVRSIRKSFGLGDRRRGNALHTPETVEHVERLWLENKSASNIARLMGPTWTRNMVIGMVHRHGLSEGRKTNAKPGTVAKTAKVKPVREPRPRSIPSPRRPPSRSLSTCPSPSPTAPLSSAPRRPPPAA from the coding sequence ATGAACATCTTCGCCAAAGTAAGCCGCGCCGAGTTTACCCGCCTATGGGAAGCCGGCCTGAGCGGAACCCAGATCGGCGACCGCCTCGGCATATCCGAGACCAGCGTCCGTAGCATCCGAAAGAGTTTCGGGCTGGGGGACCGTCGGCGCGGCAATGCGCTCCACACGCCCGAGACTGTCGAGCACGTCGAACGCCTGTGGCTGGAAAATAAGTCGGCAAGCAACATCGCCCGGCTGATGGGCCCGACCTGGACCCGAAACATGGTGATCGGCATGGTTCACCGGCACGGCTTGAGCGAAGGCCGGAAGACGAACGCAAAGCCCGGGACCGTTGCCAAGACCGCGAAGGTGAAGCCCGTTCGCGAGCCTCGCCCCCGAAGCATCCCAAGCCCCCGAAGGCCACCGTCTCGCAGCCTTTCGACCTGTCCAAGTCCAAGTCCGACAGCACCGCTGAGCAGCGCGCCGAGAAGGCCGCCGCCGGCCGCCTGA
- a CDS encoding helix-turn-helix domain-containing protein, whose product MGSERDDQWLANAVGCSRSQASRIRRGKSVPSLETAVAIERATKGKVRPADLLAPAPCPTAANDDTATEKAA is encoded by the coding sequence ATGGGTTCCGAGCGGGACGACCAGTGGCTGGCAAACGCCGTCGGCTGCAGTCGATCGCAGGCGTCGCGCATCCGGCGCGGTAAGTCCGTTCCCTCTCTGGAGACCGCCGTTGCGATTGAGCGGGCGACCAAGGGCAAGGTGCGTCCGGCCGATCTGCTGGCCCCGGCGCCCTGCCCGACCGCCGCCAACGACGACACCGCCACCGAGAAGGCGGCCTGA
- a CDS encoding helix-turn-helix domain-containing protein, which produces MPHSERPKHYLRQWRKASGLSLQGVRDKAEALFEDRVVAEGEEVDLNKIGLSHSTLSRIESFKNPYNQRLLEVLAEVYGTDVPSLIMRNPEDPEGIWTIMDQIPAAQRPVALKMLSGLKTGTDG; this is translated from the coding sequence ATGCCGCACAGCGAACGCCCCAAGCACTATTTGCGCCAATGGCGGAAAGCCTCTGGGCTTTCCCTCCAGGGCGTGCGCGACAAGGCGGAGGCGCTGTTCGAGGATCGCGTCGTCGCTGAAGGCGAGGAGGTTGACCTGAACAAGATCGGCCTCAGCCACTCGACCCTGAGCCGGATTGAGAGCTTCAAGAACCCCTACAATCAGCGGCTCCTTGAGGTGCTGGCCGAAGTTTACGGCACCGATGTGCCATCGCTCATCATGCGAAACCCGGAAGACCCGGAAGGCATCTGGACGATCATGGATCAGATCCCGGCCGCCCAGCGTCCTGTCGCGCTCAAGATGCTGAGCGGGCTAAAGACCGGGACGGACGGATGA